The region TCGGCAAGATCCCGTCGCGCGGCGACTTCGTGCGCAGCACCACGCACCCCCAGCTGATGGCCAGCCTGGATGCCTGGGCAGCCAACACCATGGAACTGCTGGCGCAGGACCCGCATTGGAAGTCCCTGTACGACGATGCGGCGGGTTTCAACTTCGCCTTCCTGGGCCCGCGCAGCAAGATCGCGGTGGCCGGCCATCTGCGGCCGAGCCAGGACCAGTCGGGGCGGCGTTTCCCTTTCCTCAGCGCGACGTCGCTGGAGGTCTCGCGGCCGCTGGAATTCATGGCGCGCAGCCCGGTGTCGTTCAGCCGCCTGTGGAACCGGCTGGACGCGGTGACGACGACGCTGGTGACCAACGCCGACTCCACGCCAGGCCTGCAAGCCCTGAGCAGCCTGGAAGGCGCCATTCATATCGCGCCGGATGACGGCTTCGACACCTTCGCCGACGTGCAGACCCTGGAACGCGTGGAGCAGATGCTGCGTGGCGATGGACACGAGGTGCGCCTGCACGATGTGATCCTCGCCGTTGGCATCCTGCTGGAGCCAGTGATGAACAGCGGCGCCTCGCACCTGGACCAGGGACTGGCCTTGCCGCTGCCCAGCGACCCCATGTACGCGAACCTGGTGGCGGCCTATTGGATGACCCTGGTGGCGCCGTTCCTGAAGCTGGCGGATTTCGAGGTGGCGACCTTCATCGGCCAGATTGGCGGCAAGCCGCGCCTGGTGATCGGCTTTCGCGGCGCGTCGCCCCATACCCTGGCCAGCCTGCTGTCGACGCCGCAAGTGCTGGCGGCGCAGAACATCGTGCTGGACCAGGCGCCGTGGGTCAACGAACACGTCAATGCCAGCCACGGGCTGGCCAAGCTGTCCAGCTACCTGGATCAACCGAAATTGTCGCTGCGCACGGCGCTCGACACTTTCCGTGAAGTTTTTATCGGAGCATGACTATGCGCCTGGCTTTCTTTGCCGCTGCCATCGCGTTTTCCGGTAGTTGCGCCGCGGCCCCCGACGCCGCGACGGTGGTGCCCGCCAACGTGGTGCCCCAGCCCGGCCAGGTGGTGGCCAGCGGGGCGGTCCCCGACCAGGCCACCAAGGCCGATGTGCTGGCCAAGCTGCAGCAGTTGTATGGGGTGGGCAACGTCATCGATCGGATCGACGTGGGCGGGGTGGTCGCGCCGCCCAATTGGAGCACCCACGTCGGCAAGATGATTTCGCCGCCGCTGAAGCAGATCAATCGTGGGCAGCTGGATATCGACGGTACGCAGATCAGCCTGCGTGGCGAGGTGCAGAACGAAGCCTCCCGCCAGCAGATCGCCAGCAGCCTGGCCACCGCCTTGAACCCGACCTACAAGATCGTCAATGGCTTGCGCGTGGCGGCCGGCAAGGACGAACAGGGCATGCTCGACAACCTGCTGTCGAATCGCACCGTCGAGTTCGAGACCGGCAGCGCGACGTTGACCACGCGCGGGCGCGAACTGCTGGACGAGGTGGCTAACGTGCTGCCCAAGATCCGCTCCGACAAGGTACAGATCATCGGGCACACGGACAGCTCGGGCAGCCGCGCCACCAACCTGGCGCTAAGCCAGGCGCGGGCGGACGCGGTGAAGGCATACATGGTGGAAAAGGGGCTGCCCGGAACGCGTTTCGACGCGGTCGGCGTGGGCCCGGATCAACCGTTGATGACCAACACCACGCCGGAAGGCCGGGCCAAGAACCGGCGCATCGAATTCCGCGCCGGCAATTGAAGGTTTATTCGAACGTTTATTCGTTCGTCTTCGGCACGCCCAGCAGCTCTTCCAGGTCCGCCAGGCCCTGGTCGTTCTTAAGGACGGTGCGCAGCCACAGATGCAGGGACATCTCGCCCCAGCTGGCGGCCTTGTCGGCCAGATAGGCGACGGGGCTGTGGGGTTCGGTGCGCCGGAAGAAGTCGGCCACTTCGCGCAATTGCGCCAAGGCCTGGTCGCGCGTCTGGATGGGGCCGCGCACGGCCGCTGCCGCGGGCTGCCCGGCGACGGGCGCGGAGGATTGCGGCAGGGTCATGGTCGGCTCCAGACGTTCGGCTTGATCACGCGACACCGCATCGGCGGAGGACAAAGCACCGGCGCCGGCCGGCGCGCTGTCGTTGCGCACCAGCAGCCCCGCTTCACGGGCGAAACGGGTGGCCAGCTCGGTGGCGTTGCGCAGGGTTTCGCGCAAGGCGGAGAACGACGGACCTTCGTCGCCCAGGCGCTCCTGCAGCAGGCGGTCCAGGCTGTCCAGGGACTGCGTGCAACCTTCCAGGTCGACCAGCAATTCGGAATAGAAGGCTGGCGGGGTATCGCGCCGCGCGGCATCGAATTGCTCCTGCGTGACCTTGCCCCGCGTCAGTTCGGACGCATCCTGCGGCGCCCGCTTGATGGCGTTGGTCAACTGGACGGCGCTGTCCCAGACGGCCAGGCCGTAGCGGCCACCTTCGCTGCGCGTCAGGGGAAGCTCGGCGACCCACTGACGCGACTGGCTGATCAGCCAGCCCAGGTTGCCCACGCGTTGGGCGGCATCGCCGTCGTCCGCGCGCGGATGCAGGCCTTCCCAGTAATCGCGGCACAGGGCCTCGACCAGGCGGTAGCCGTCGCGCAGGCCGCCGAAGCCGTCGCGGCGTGCCCAGGCTTCGGTCAGCCAGGCGGCCACGCGGATGTCCTTGCTGCGTTCCTGCAGGATGACGCTGCACAGGCGCGTGACCTGGGGCCAGTCGGCTTCCTTCAGGTCGATCACCCAATCGCCCTGCTCCAGGCCCGGCTCGTCGAAGCGCCGTGCTTCACGGATCTGGTCGAATTCAGCGGAGAACACCATGTCTTCGCCACACGGGTCCGCGCCCGGGATGGGCTGCAATAACGTATCGAGGTCTGTCATTGTTGTTGGAGAAGGCGTGCCGGCACACGCAACGGCGCCCGCCCTCTCGCGAGCAGGAGATGGGATAGGGATGATCCCATAGCGCCCCAGTCAGTAGAAGGCTGACGAAACGCTCTCTTACAAAATGAGTAACTGAAAGCGCAGACCAGGTAACCGAACGCACATATCATCTTTCGCTGCATCCCTTCCTGTGAAAAGGTCTGCCCACCATGAGCTCTGATTTCCGCCTGGCCTTCGATGGCCACTACTACCGCGGTACGCCGCGCCGCGCCCCGGATGGCACGTATGTCACCGGCGAGGGTTCGATCACGCGAGCACCGGATGGCACTTACGTGGCGGGCAAGCCGTTGCGTACGCCCACGGGCAAGTACATCGGTGGTTCGGCGCCGGTGCGTTGGGCGCCGGATGGTTCCTTCGTGTCGGGCGACGTGCGCCTGGGACCCGACGGCAAGCTGGGCTGAGCGCCGTCACGAGCCAACCATCATGACGCGTCCTGTCATACGCAAAGGCGACCGCACGTCGCACGGCGGCGTGGTCGTCGAGGGTGACGAAACCGTCGTGGTGTTCGGCCAACCCATGGCCCGCGTGGGCGACCGCGTGACGTGCCCGAAGTGCTCGGGCACGCACACCATCGTCGAAGGCACACCGGATGTAGGCTCCGACCGCAAGACCGCGGTCGAGGGCATGAAGACGTCCTGCGGCGCCACGCTCATCGCCAGCCAGCAGTTTTATACGCTGGGGAGTTGATGCCGGCATGGCGTGCCGGGCCTGGCCCCGTTGCGTCGCCGCCCCCAGCGCCAGGTTCAAACCCCGTCTTGGCCAGCGGATGCATCCTGCCATTCGGCTTTGGCCACGCCCAAGGGGCCGGCGGGGAAGTCCCAGCGCATGGGCACGCCAGCCAGGTCGAGCATCGGCCGCGCGCGTTGCGCGGGGCCCCAC is a window of Bordetella sp. N DNA encoding:
- the tagF gene encoding type VI secretion system-associated protein TagF encodes the protein MNAPLQSPAYRAAYFGKIPSRGDFVRSTTHPQLMASLDAWAANTMELLAQDPHWKSLYDDAAGFNFAFLGPRSKIAVAGHLRPSQDQSGRRFPFLSATSLEVSRPLEFMARSPVSFSRLWNRLDAVTTTLVTNADSTPGLQALSSLEGAIHIAPDDGFDTFADVQTLERVEQMLRGDGHEVRLHDVILAVGILLEPVMNSGASHLDQGLALPLPSDPMYANLVAAYWMTLVAPFLKLADFEVATFIGQIGGKPRLVIGFRGASPHTLASLLSTPQVLAAQNIVLDQAPWVNEHVNASHGLAKLSSYLDQPKLSLRTALDTFREVFIGA
- a CDS encoding OmpA family protein, with the translated sequence MRLAFFAAAIAFSGSCAAAPDAATVVPANVVPQPGQVVASGAVPDQATKADVLAKLQQLYGVGNVIDRIDVGGVVAPPNWSTHVGKMISPPLKQINRGQLDIDGTQISLRGEVQNEASRQQIASSLATALNPTYKIVNGLRVAAGKDEQGMLDNLLSNRTVEFETGSATLTTRGRELLDEVANVLPKIRSDKVQIIGHTDSSGSRATNLALSQARADAVKAYMVEKGLPGTRFDAVGVGPDQPLMTNTTPEGRAKNRRIEFRAGN
- a CDS encoding PAAR domain-containing protein, yielding MTRPVIRKGDRTSHGGVVVEGDETVVVFGQPMARVGDRVTCPKCSGTHTIVEGTPDVGSDRKTAVEGMKTSCGATLIASQQFYTLGS
- the tssA gene encoding type VI secretion system protein TssA — translated: MTDLDTLLQPIPGADPCGEDMVFSAEFDQIREARRFDEPGLEQGDWVIDLKEADWPQVTRLCSVILQERSKDIRVAAWLTEAWARRDGFGGLRDGYRLVEALCRDYWEGLHPRADDGDAAQRVGNLGWLISQSRQWVAELPLTRSEGGRYGLAVWDSAVQLTNAIKRAPQDASELTRGKVTQEQFDAARRDTPPAFYSELLVDLEGCTQSLDSLDRLLQERLGDEGPSFSALRETLRNATELATRFAREAGLLVRNDSAPAGAGALSSADAVSRDQAERLEPTMTLPQSSAPVAGQPAAAAVRGPIQTRDQALAQLREVADFFRRTEPHSPVAYLADKAASWGEMSLHLWLRTVLKNDQGLADLEELLGVPKTNE